In the genome of Podarcis raffonei isolate rPodRaf1 chromosome 17, rPodRaf1.pri, whole genome shotgun sequence, one region contains:
- the LOC128405322 gene encoding taste receptor type 2 member 8-like: MPTSYELFGFILLVIETLIGMVGNGFIAIVNFIDWHRSRKLSPADMILSFLGLFRFLFHEVVIHSAIFNLFLKDAVQLTDVKMAGYSSWTFVTTTDLWFATWLSVLYCVKIANFSHPVFLQMKRRFPGLVPWLLLGTVVFSAITTTVAVIGSSKMTKCNLFESFPSNNSDSGIKMSNDCWYVALLYTAPNFLPFMIFLSSSILLLTSLWRHKNHLQSSARDASTEVHLNAIKALASFLILYISSFLMEILSILNYWVGITDAWVHILILNVLASYSSGHAVILIFMNPRLKQKSIRILHQLKC, encoded by the coding sequence ATGCCAACCTCATATGAATTGTTCGGCTTCATACTTCTTGTTATTGAAACCCTCATAGGAATGGTGGGAAATGGATTTATCGCTATCGTTAACTTCATTGACTGGCATAGAAGCAGAAAACTTTCCCCAGCTGACATGATCCTGAGTTTTCTTGGCTTGTTCAGATTTCTATTTCATGAAGTTGTGATACATTCGGCAATATTCAACCTCTTTCTCAAGGATGCTGTTCAATTAACGGACGTAAAAATGGCAGGCTACAGCAGCTGGACATTTGTTACTACTACTGACCTTTGGTTTGCCACTTGGCTCAGTGTCTTGTACTGTGTAAAAATTGCTAACTTCTCCCACCCTGTATTCCTGCAAATGAAGCGGAGATTCCCTGGGCTGGTGCCTTGGCTGCTTCTGGGGACTGTGGTCTTCTCTGCAATCACCACCACTGTGGCAGTAATAGGCAGTAGCAAAATGACTAAATGTAATCTATTTGAATCATTCCCAAGCAATAACAGTGACTCGGGAATTAAAATGTCTAACGACTGTTGGTATGTTGCCCTTCTATATACCGCTCCAAATTTCCTTCCCTTCATGATATTTTTGTCCTCGTCCATCTTATTACTAACTTCTCTGTGGAGACACAAAAATCATCTACAAAGCAGTGCTAGGGATGCCAGCACAGAGGTTCACCTGAATGCCATCAAAGCCCTGGCTTCTTTCCTCATTCTCTACATATCTAGCTTTCTCATGGAAATTTTGAGCATACTCAACTACTGGGTGGGCATTACAGACGCTTGGGTACACATacttattttaaatgtgttggctTCATATTCCTCTGGCCATGCTGTTATCCTGATCTTCATGAATCCCAGACTGAAACAGAAATCAATAAGGATACTACATCAACTAAAATGTTGA
- the LOC128405321 gene encoding taste receptor type 2 member 41-like produces MPTLLQSFIFVLLVIETLIGMMGNGFIVIVNCVDWFRSRKLSPADMILSCLGFFRFLFHAVVIHYAISILFFMKTDQFKHLKVAHYISWSFINTAVLWLGTWLSVLYCVKIANLSHPLFLQMKRRFPGLLPWLLLGTVVFSAIITIATGTSNANVSKCNSFESLLTNNSHSGNEIFNSCKYLLLLYVVPNFLPFMIFLSSSILLLTSLWCHKKLLQNNAKDVSTEAHRNAIKALASFFILLFINPKLKQESIKMLHQLKC; encoded by the exons ATGCCTACCTTACTTCAATCGTTCATCTTTGTTCTTCTTGTTATTGAAACTCTcataggaatgatgggaaatggATTTATTGTTATCGTGAACTGCGTCGACTGGTTTAGAAGCAGAAAACTATCCCCAGCTGACATGATCCtgagctgtcttggcttcttcagATTTCTATTTCATGCAGTTGTCATACACTATGCAATTTCTATCCTCTTTTTCATGAAGACTGATCAATTCAAGCACCTAAAAGTGGCACATTACATCTCATGGTCATTTATCAATACAGCTGTTCTTTGGCTTGGCACTTGGCTCAGTGTCTTGTACTGTGTAAAAATCGCTAACCTCTCccaccctctcttcctccaaatgAAGCGGAGATTCCCTGGGCTGCTGCCTTGGCTGCTGCTAGGAACAGTGGTCTTCTCTGCAATCATCACCATTGCCACAGGTACATCCAATGCCAATGTTTCTAAATGCAATTCTTTTGAATCACTTCTGACCAATAATAGTCACTCGGGAAATGAAATTTTCAACTCCTGTAAGTATCTTCTCCTTCTATATGTTGTTCCGAATTTCCTTCCCTTCATGATATTTTTGTCCTCGTCCATCTTACTACTCACTTCTCTGTGGTGCCACAAAAAGTTACTACAAAACAATGCAAAGGATGTCAGCACAGAAGCTCACCGGAATGCCATCAAAGCTCTGGCTTCTTTCT TTATCCTGCTCTTCATTAATCCCAAACTGAAACAAGAATCAATCAAGATGCTACATCAACTAAAATGCTAA
- the LOC128405320 gene encoding taste receptor type 2 member 8-like produces the protein MSTLFELFGFILLVIETLIGMVGNGFIAIVNFIDWHRSRKLSPADMILSCLSLFRFAFHAFAIQNAIFLLFFIDTFLKNVHIAYNASWLFVNTANLWFATWLSVLYCVKIATFSHPLFLHMKQRFPGLVPWLLLGTVVFSAIITTIKEIITIRLTSECKTIESLLSNNTDSGMKTFNFCKYSTLLFVVPEFFPFIIFLFSSILLLTSLWRHKNLLQNSTRDVSTEVHLNAIKALASFSILYISSFFLDILQSYFSWMGMSGIGMNIWFTDVTAAYSSGHAIILIVINPKLKQESLKMLHQLKC, from the coding sequence ATGTCTACCTTATTTGAATTGTTTGGCTTCATTCTTCTCGTTATTGAAACCCTCATAGGAATGGTGGGAAATGGATTTATTGCTATCGTTAACTTCATTGACTGGCATAGAAGCAGAAAACTGTCCCCAGCTGACATGATCCTGAGTTGTCTTAGCTTGTTCAGATTTGCATTTCATGCATTCGCGATACAGAATGCaatttttctcctctttttcaTAGATACTTTTCTGAAGAACGTACATATTGCATACAATGCCTCATGGCTATTTGTTAATACTGCTAACCTTTGGTTTGCCACTTGGCTcagtgttttgtattgtgtaAAGATTGCCACTTTCTCCCACCCTCTCTTCCTGCATATGAAACAGAGATTCCCTGGGCTGGTGCCTTGGCTGCTTCTGGGGACAGTGGTCTTCTCTgcaatcatcaccaccatcaaggAAATAATAACCATTAGACTCACGTCTGAATGCAAGACAATTGAATCACTTCTAAGCAATAACACTGACTCAGGAATGAAGACATTTAACTTTTGTAAGTATTCCACGCTTCTCTTTGTTGTTCCAGAGTTCTTTCCCTTCATTATCTTTTTGTTCTCATCCATCTTACTACTAACTTCTCTGTGGCGGCACAAAAATCTTCTACAAAACAGTACAAGGGATGTAAGCACAGAAGTTCACCTGAATGCCATCAAAGCTCTAGCTTCTTTCTCCATTCTCTACATATCTAGCTTTTTTTTGGATATATTGCAGTCGTACTTCTCTTGGATGGGCATGTCAGGCATTGGGATGAATATTTGGTTTACTGATGTTACTGCTGCATATTCCTCTGGCCATGCCATTATCCTGATCGTCATTAATCCCAAACTGAAACAGGAATCACTCAAGATGCTACATCAGCTAAAATGCTGA